A stretch of Homo sapiens chromosome 12, GRCh38.p14 Primary Assembly DNA encodes these proteins:
- the GPRC5A gene encoding retinoic acid-induced protein 3 produces MATTVPDGCRNGLKSKYYRLCDKAEAWGIVLETVATAGVVTSVAFMLTLPILVCKVQDSNRRKMLPTQFLFLLGVLGIFGLTFAFIIGLDGSTGPTRFFLFGILFSICFSCLLAHAVSLTKLVRGRKPLSLLVILGLAVGFSLVQDVIAIEYIVLTMNRTNVNVFSELSAPRRNEDFVLLLTYVLFLMALTFLMSSFTFCGSFTGWKRHGAHIYLTMLLSIAIWVAWITLLMLPDFDRRWDDTILSSALAANGWVFLLAYVSPEFWLLTKQRNPMDYPVEDAFCKPQLVKKSYGVENRAYSQEEITQGFEETGDTLYAPYSTHFQLQNQPPQKEFSIPRAHAWPSPYKDYEVKKEGS; encoded by the exons ATGGCTACAACAGTCCCTGATGGTTGCCGCAATGGCCTGAAATCCAAGTACTACAGACTTTGTGATAAGGCTGAAGCTTGGGGCATCGTCCTAGAAACGGTGGCCACAGCCGGGGTTGTGACCTCGGTGGCCTTCATGCTCACTCTCCCGATCCTCGTCTGCAAGGTGCAGGACTCCAACAGGCGAAAAATGCTGCCTACTCAgtttctcttcctcctgggtgTGTTGGGCATCTTTGGCCTCACCTTCGCCTTCATCATCGGACTGGACGGGAGCACAGGGCCCACACGCTTCTTCCTCTTTGGGATCCTCTTTTCCATCTGcttctcctgcctgctggctcaTGCTGTCAGTCTGACCAAGCTCGTCCGGGGGAGGAAGCCCCTTTCCCTGTTGGTGATTCTGGGTCTGGCCGTGGGCTTCAGCCTAGTCCAGGATGTTATCGCTATTGAATATATTGTCCTGACCATGAATAGGACCAACGTCAATGTCTTTTCTGAGCTTTCCGCTCCTCGTCGCAATGAAGACTTTGTCCTCCTGCTCACCTACGTCCTCTTCTTGATGGCGCTGACCTTCCTCAtgtcctccttcaccttctgtggTTCCTTCACGGGCTGGAAGAGACATGGGGCCCACATCTACCTCACGATGCTCCTCTCCATTGCCATCTGGGTGGCCTGGATCACCCTGCTCATGCTTCCTGACTTTGACCGCAGGTGGGATGACACCATCCTCAGCTCCGCCTTGGCTGCCAATGGCTGGGTGTTCCTGTTGGCTTATGTTAGTCCCGAGTTTTGGCTGCTCACAAAGCAACGAAACCCCATGGATTATCCTGTTGAGGATGCTTTCTGTAAACCTCAACTCGTGAAGAAGAGCTATGGTGTGGAGAACAGAGCCTACTCTCAAGAGGAAATCACTCAAG GTTTTGAAGAGACAGGGGACACGCTCTATGCCCCCTATTCCACACATTTTCAGCTGCAg AACCAGCCTCCCCAAAAGGAATTCTCCATCCCACGGGCCCACGCTTGGCCGAGCCCTTACAAAGACTATGAAGTAAAGAAAGAGGGCAGCTAA